Part of the Nocardioides perillae genome is shown below.
ACCGCGCTCCGGGCACACCGAAGAAGCAGGCGCCGAGGCCCTCGTCGACCGCGGTCAGCAGGGCGGCGTGGGCAGCCATGCCGGCGTCGACGTGCCACCACGGCACCGGCCACGCCTCGGTCGGGACGTCGGCGAGGCCCGCCCGCACCTTGTCCGGCTCGGCGTAGCGCGCGGCGTACGCCGTCGGGTCGGTCAGCACCACCGCGAGCACGGGTGCGGTGCGCATCCCGTCGAGCCAGCGGTTGGACGCGTCGGGATCGGGAGAGGTCACCTCCCAGAAGCGGTTGACCTCGGCGGGGCTGTCGAGCAGGAGGTACGCCCGCCCCTGGCTGCTGCCGGCCGTCGGCGCGCGGTGGGCGTGGTCGAGCACGCGCCGCACCACCGCCGGGTCGACCGGCCGGGCGGCGTCGAAGCGGCGCACCATCCGGCGGCGCCGCACCACCTCGGGGAAGTCCACGCGCGCAGCCTGCCACGGTGGCGCCGGGCCGGGCCCGGCCCGAGGTCGGGGGAGAGGGCACCGACCTGCCGGGCGCGTCTCGGATCCGAGATGTCCTGCCCGCGCGGCGGCGTTGACCCGCCTCGCGCCCGCCGCTGGGATGGGCCGGTGGTCTTCGAGCAGATGTGGCGCGACCTCGCCCCGGTGGGGCGCTCGGCGGCGACCGGCGGTTACCACCGCCAGCCGTGGACCGCGGTCGACGCGGAGCTTAGGGCGTGGTTCCGCGAGGAGGCGGAGCGGCGTGGGCTGGCCGTCGAGCAGGACCCGCTCGGCAACCTCGTCG
Proteins encoded:
- a CDS encoding nitroreductase family protein, which codes for MDFPEVVRRRRMVRRFDAARPVDPAVVRRVLDHAHRAPTAGSSQGRAYLLLDSPAEVNRFWEVTSPDPDASNRWLDGMRTAPVLAVVLTDPTAYAARYAEPDKVRAGLADVPTEAWPVPWWHVDAGMAAHAALLTAVDEGLGACFFGVPGARWDAFRQAFGVPHAWLPVGALALGHRQPGDTGSPGSAASPTHRRPPLDDVVHRARFRG